Proteins from a genomic interval of Bradyrhizobium sp. CCGB01:
- a CDS encoding nuclear transport factor 2 family protein — protein sequence MAKDNKVIAANAAFYAAFSTGDFNEMERMWADDDAISCIHPGWPAIIGRATVIGSWRDILQNPERPQIACAEPQAIVDGDSARVLCIEIVDGTALAAANHFRRVGDGWRLVHHQSSPIAQIVEQAEDDSPSHRVH from the coding sequence ATGGCAAAGGACAACAAGGTCATCGCCGCGAACGCGGCCTTCTACGCCGCCTTTTCAACGGGCGACTTCAACGAAATGGAGCGGATGTGGGCGGATGACGACGCCATTTCCTGCATCCATCCCGGCTGGCCGGCCATCATCGGCCGCGCCACCGTGATCGGCAGCTGGCGCGACATCCTGCAAAATCCGGAGCGGCCACAGATCGCTTGCGCCGAACCGCAGGCCATCGTCGACGGCGACAGCGCCCGCGTGCTCTGCATCGAGATCGTCGACGGCACCGCTTTGGCCGCAGCCAACCATTTTCGGCGCGTTGGCGACGGCTGGCGCCTGGTGCATCACCAGTCGAGCCCGATCGCGCAGATTGTCGAGCAGGCTGAAGACGATAGCCCGAGCCACCGGGTCCACTGA
- a CDS encoding ABC transporter ATP-binding protein: MDKRAESVEIRSASKAYGAVRALDDVSLNVGAGEFVSLLGPSGSGKTTLLGILGGFILPSSGTILFGGRDVTWMPPHKRDIGVVFQNYALFPHMSVGENVAFPLRARRLPKANWPDKVRAALAMVGLAGYEGRGIAQLSGGQRQRVALARAMIFEPRLILMDEPLSALDKQLRESMQIELRALHRRIGATIIYVTHDQREALTMSDRVAVMKDGRLIQIDQPERLHDHPADSFVASFIGEATMLPVRRVDASSVALGNALLRSARAIPSGDALMLAVHSEKLLIDDGAQDAACNRLTGTVTDIVYQGESLRIFLALTDGIALSLRQPSYHQAYSRIPPLGGSLTVTLHPEDTIVVPRVD, from the coding sequence TTGGACAAACGAGCGGAAAGCGTCGAGATCAGGTCCGCGAGCAAGGCGTACGGCGCCGTTCGCGCCCTCGACGACGTTTCCCTCAATGTCGGCGCCGGCGAGTTCGTCTCGCTGCTCGGTCCCTCCGGCTCCGGCAAGACCACGCTGCTCGGCATCCTGGGGGGCTTCATCCTGCCCTCGAGCGGAACGATCCTGTTCGGCGGACGCGACGTCACCTGGATGCCGCCGCACAAGCGCGACATTGGCGTTGTGTTCCAGAACTACGCGCTGTTCCCGCATATGAGCGTCGGCGAGAACGTCGCCTTTCCCCTGCGTGCGCGCCGCCTGCCGAAAGCGAACTGGCCGGACAAGGTGCGGGCGGCGCTCGCGATGGTCGGGCTAGCCGGTTATGAGGGGCGCGGCATCGCGCAGCTCTCCGGCGGCCAGCGCCAGCGCGTGGCGCTCGCGCGCGCCATGATCTTCGAGCCGCGCCTGATCCTGATGGACGAGCCGCTTTCCGCGCTCGACAAGCAGCTCCGCGAATCCATGCAGATCGAGCTGCGCGCGCTGCACCGGCGCATCGGCGCCACCATCATCTACGTTACCCATGACCAGCGCGAGGCGCTGACCATGAGCGACCGCGTCGCCGTGATGAAGGACGGCCGGCTGATCCAGATCGACCAGCCCGAGCGGTTGCACGATCATCCCGCCGATTCTTTTGTCGCGAGCTTCATCGGTGAAGCCACGATGTTGCCCGTCCGCCGCGTCGATGCCTCCAGCGTCGCGCTCGGCAATGCGCTGCTGCGCAGCGCCCGCGCCATTCCCTCCGGTGACGCCCTGATGCTCGCCGTGCACAGCGAAAAGCTGCTGATCGACGACGGCGCGCAGGATGCCGCCTGCAATCGCCTGACCGGGACGGTCACCGATATCGTCTACCAGGGCGAGAGCCTGCGCATCTTCCTGGCGCTCACTGATGGCATCGCGCTCAGCCTGCGCCAGCCGAGCTATCACCAGGCCTACAGCCGGATCCCGCCGCTCGGCGGCAGTCTCACCGTCACCCTCCACCCCGAGGACACCATCGTCGTGCCCAGGGTGGACTGA
- a CDS encoding L-idonate 5-dehydrogenase, giving the protein MTSTALAATLFGPEDLRMIEHPLDKLADGMVRIRFGAGGICGSDMHYFRHARTGDFVVKSPLVLGHEISGEVVEISGSAANLKVGDRVAVNPSRWCGHCVACREGRPNLCENIYFMGSASKTPHMQGGFANYFDAIPAQCVKIPDHVSYQAAALAEPLAVCLHAVARAGNIEGKRGIIFGAGPIGLLTMLAAHRAGMADITVADIAPAPLAFATRLGASHVENVAGGEDGLKAQAASRPYDVAFEVSGTAAGLASAIGIVRRGGVVVQIGNLPGGQIPTPSNAVMAKEIDLRGSFRFGLEFLTAVELIGAGSVDVLSLVTAEQPLSTAPDALRLALDRSQSVKVVLTAN; this is encoded by the coding sequence ATGACCTCTACCGCTCTCGCCGCAACCCTGTTTGGCCCCGAAGATCTGCGCATGATCGAGCATCCGCTCGACAAGCTCGCGGACGGCATGGTGCGCATCCGCTTCGGTGCCGGCGGCATCTGCGGCTCGGACATGCACTATTTCCGTCATGCCCGCACCGGAGATTTCGTGGTGAAGTCGCCGCTCGTGCTCGGCCATGAGATCTCGGGCGAGGTCGTGGAGATTTCCGGCTCCGCGGCGAACCTCAAGGTCGGCGACCGTGTCGCCGTCAATCCGTCGCGCTGGTGCGGCCATTGCGTCGCCTGCCGCGAGGGCCGGCCGAACCTCTGCGAGAACATCTACTTCATGGGCTCGGCCTCGAAGACGCCGCACATGCAGGGCGGTTTCGCCAATTATTTCGACGCGATCCCGGCGCAGTGCGTGAAGATTCCCGATCACGTGTCCTATCAGGCCGCGGCCCTTGCCGAGCCGCTCGCGGTCTGCCTGCACGCGGTCGCGCGCGCCGGCAACATCGAGGGCAAGCGCGGCATCATCTTCGGCGCCGGTCCGATCGGGCTTCTGACCATGCTCGCCGCGCATCGCGCCGGCATGGCCGACATCACGGTCGCCGACATCGCCCCGGCACCGCTGGCCTTCGCGACCCGGCTCGGCGCGTCGCATGTCGAGAATGTTGCGGGCGGTGAGGATGGCCTGAAGGCGCAGGCGGCGTCGCGTCCCTACGACGTCGCGTTCGAGGTCTCGGGCACGGCCGCGGGGCTTGCGAGCGCGATCGGCATCGTCAGGCGCGGCGGTGTGGTGGTGCAGATCGGCAATCTGCCGGGCGGCCAGATCCCGACGCCGTCGAATGCAGTGATGGCAAAGGAGATCGACCTGCGCGGCTCGTTCCGCTTCGGGCTCGAGTTCCTGACGGCTGTGGAGCTGATCGGCGCCGGCAGCGTCGACGTGCTGTCGCTGGTCACCGCCGAGCAGCCGCTGTCGACCGCGCCGGACGCACTGCGGCTAGCGCTCGACCGCTCGCAGAGCGTCAAGGTCGTGCTGACCGCGAATTGA
- the uxuA gene encoding mannonate dehydratase gives MMLEGWRWYGPDDPVSLDDVRQAGATDIVSALHQVPIGEAWTRKAVEERKNFIERGQPGRSQLTWSVVESIPIPDDVKRLGGKATKSIEAWIASLEAVAAAGIKIICYNFMPVVDWCRTDLEWELPNGARAMRFDQDRFAAFELHILKRPAAVQEYSPEQQARAKALFDQMSQADIDYLVMVIASALPGSTTEPMTIPQFRNRLETYRDITPKILRQHLAEFLGRVAPVAEQLGVSLTLHPDDPPRPLFGLPRIASSADDYQALFDAVPSKANGICLCTGSLGVRAENNLPAMAERFGPRIAFAHLRATKREADGLSFYESDHLDGDVDMVAVLKALLKENARRAPDKRIVFRPDHGHRMLDDLAATKRTNPGYTAIGRLRGLAELRGAIRAIEHR, from the coding sequence ATGATGCTAGAGGGATGGCGCTGGTACGGGCCAGATGATCCGGTCTCGCTCGATGATGTCAGGCAGGCCGGGGCGACCGATATCGTCTCGGCGCTGCATCAGGTGCCGATCGGGGAAGCCTGGACGCGCAAGGCGGTCGAGGAGCGCAAGAATTTCATCGAGCGCGGCCAGCCCGGCCGCTCGCAGCTGACCTGGTCGGTGGTGGAATCGATTCCGATCCCCGACGACGTCAAGCGTCTCGGCGGCAAGGCCACAAAGTCCATCGAGGCCTGGATTGCGAGCCTGGAAGCGGTGGCGGCCGCCGGCATCAAGATCATCTGCTACAATTTCATGCCGGTGGTCGACTGGTGCCGCACCGATCTGGAGTGGGAGTTGCCGAACGGCGCCCGCGCCATGCGCTTCGACCAGGACCGCTTTGCCGCGTTCGAGCTGCATATCCTGAAGCGTCCCGCCGCCGTGCAGGAGTATTCGCCCGAGCAGCAGGCCCGCGCGAAAGCGCTGTTCGACCAGATGAGCCAGGCCGATATCGACTACCTCGTCATGGTCATCGCGAGCGCGTTGCCCGGTTCGACCACCGAGCCGATGACGATCCCGCAATTCCGCAACCGGCTGGAGACCTATCGCGACATCACGCCGAAGATCCTGCGGCAGCATCTCGCCGAGTTCCTGGGCCGCGTCGCGCCGGTTGCCGAGCAACTCGGGGTTTCGCTGACGCTGCATCCGGACGATCCGCCGCGGCCGCTGTTCGGCCTGCCGCGCATTGCCTCGTCCGCCGACGACTATCAGGCGCTGTTCGATGCCGTGCCGTCGAAGGCCAACGGCATCTGTCTATGCACGGGCTCGCTCGGCGTGCGCGCGGAGAACAATCTGCCGGCGATGGCCGAACGCTTCGGCCCGCGCATCGCCTTTGCGCATCTGCGCGCGACCAAGCGCGAGGCCGACGGCCTGTCCTTCTACGAGTCCGATCATCTCGACGGCGACGTCGACATGGTCGCGGTGCTGAAGGCGCTTTTGAAAGAGAACGCGCGGCGCGCGCCCGACAAGCGAATCGTGTTCCGTCCCGATCACGGCCATCGCATGCTGGACGATCTCGCCGCCACCAAGCGCACCAATCCCGGCTACACCGCCATCGGCCGCCTGCGCGGCCTCGCCGAACTCCGCGGCGCGATCAGGGCGATCGAGCATCGGTAG
- a CDS encoding HAD family hydrolase yields the protein MQAEAPALAPGDAVELIQRAAALIFDVDGTLAETEELHRRAFNHAFARHGLDWHWDRAVYKNLLRVTGGKERVRAYHERLWIASPLSDASIAELHRVKTLHYAELIETGCCPLRPGVADLLAAAKARGQRLAIATTTSHGNIDALLSQALGSRWAADFDAVVAGDDVRHKKPAPDVYLETLARLKLEASDCVAIEDSANGLIAASRANIPVLITRSMFFRDDDFSDARFVLDDLSELGGSKQKTEKQPHAQ from the coding sequence ATGCAGGCAGAAGCGCCAGCTTTAGCGCCCGGCGATGCTGTCGAACTGATCCAGCGTGCCGCCGCGTTGATCTTCGATGTCGACGGTACGCTGGCCGAAACCGAGGAACTGCATCGGCGGGCCTTCAACCACGCTTTCGCCCGCCACGGTCTCGACTGGCATTGGGACCGCGCCGTCTACAAGAATCTGCTGCGGGTGACGGGTGGCAAGGAGCGCGTCCGCGCCTATCATGAAAGGCTGTGGATCGCCTCGCCATTGTCGGATGCGAGCATCGCAGAGCTCCATCGCGTCAAGACCTTGCATTACGCCGAGTTGATCGAGACCGGCTGCTGTCCGCTGCGGCCGGGCGTGGCGGATCTGCTCGCTGCGGCCAAGGCGCGCGGCCAGCGGCTTGCGATCGCGACCACCACCTCGCACGGCAATATCGATGCGCTGCTATCGCAAGCGCTGGGGAGCCGCTGGGCCGCGGATTTCGATGCGGTCGTCGCCGGCGACGACGTCCGGCACAAGAAACCCGCGCCGGATGTCTATCTCGAAACCCTGGCGCGGCTGAAGCTGGAGGCTTCAGACTGCGTCGCGATCGAGGATTCCGCCAATGGCCTGATCGCGGCCTCGCGGGCGAACATTCCGGTGCTCATCACGCGCAGCATGTTCTTCCGGGACGATGATTTCAGCGATGCACGGTTCGTGCTGGATGATCTGTCGGAACTCGGGGGCTCAAAACAAAAAACTGAAAAACAACCCCATGCACAGTAG
- a CDS encoding FadR/GntR family transcriptional regulator, translating to MPLEAVEARRLYRQVADQLRSLIDSGEYAVGSRLPTERELAEQLKISRPTVREALIALEVEGRVRIRVGSGIYVTEPADAAPALPASGIEGPFELLRAREFLESAIAEQAARVATKDDVARIDASLVAMENVEHPGEASMVHDRAFHVAIAGSLGNAVLVRVVGELFDQRLNPYFAQLAHYFESPGTWRTALDEHRAVRDAIAARDPDAAREAMRTHLARSQERFAQNFGAENAAGSSSGRSRTERSPAKPSKPKPAPKKRAASSGARRR from the coding sequence GTGCCGCTGGAAGCTGTGGAGGCGAGACGGCTTTATCGCCAGGTCGCCGATCAATTGCGAAGCCTGATCGACAGCGGCGAGTACGCGGTCGGCAGCCGCTTGCCGACCGAGCGTGAGCTCGCCGAGCAGCTCAAGATCTCGCGCCCGACGGTGCGCGAAGCCCTGATTGCGCTCGAGGTGGAGGGTCGCGTCCGCATCCGGGTCGGTTCCGGCATCTACGTGACCGAGCCCGCGGATGCCGCGCCCGCGCTTCCGGCCTCCGGCATCGAAGGTCCGTTCGAGCTGCTGCGCGCCCGCGAATTCCTCGAAAGCGCCATCGCCGAGCAGGCCGCGCGTGTGGCGACGAAGGACGACGTCGCGCGCATCGATGCCTCCCTTGTCGCGATGGAGAATGTCGAGCATCCCGGCGAAGCCTCGATGGTGCACGACCGCGCCTTCCATGTCGCGATCGCCGGAAGTCTCGGCAATGCCGTTCTGGTGCGCGTGGTCGGTGAGCTGTTCGACCAGCGTCTCAATCCCTATTTCGCGCAGCTTGCGCATTATTTCGAGAGCCCGGGCACCTGGCGCACGGCGCTCGACGAGCATCGCGCCGTGCGTGATGCGATTGCGGCGCGCGATCCGGACGCCGCGCGCGAGGCCATGCGCACTCATCTGGCGCGTTCCCAGGAGCGCTTTGCACAGAACTTCGGTGCCGAGAACGCGGCGGGATCGTCTTCCGGGCGCAGCCGCACGGAGCGATCGCCGGCCAAGCCGTCAAAACCGAAACCTGCACCGAAGAAGCGGGCTGCGAGCAGCGGCGCACGGCGGCGATGA
- a CDS encoding sialic acid TRAP transporter substrate-binding protein SiaP, whose amino-acid sequence MVLATSVAAMFAATNPGMAQTKLKWAHVYETSEPFHTASVWAAQEIGKRTNGRYSVDVYPASQLGKEADINQGLSLGSVDIIISGSSFAAKSFPPIGVTYYPYTFRDADHLLAYTKSDIFKELAKGYEDKSGHHIVAVTYYGVRQTSSNKPIKTCADLKGLKMRVPDVPAYLAMPRACGANTAPIAFAEVYLALQNGTVEAQENPLTTIEAKKFYEVQKHIVLTGHIVDHLNTVVAGALWKKLSDEDKKIFTDVAQEAAAKATGEIKQNEAKLVSFFKEKGLTVTEVDKNEFRDTVLKNVAFETFGYRKADWERIQAVK is encoded by the coding sequence ATGGTGCTCGCGACGTCGGTCGCGGCAATGTTCGCGGCGACCAATCCCGGCATGGCGCAGACCAAGCTCAAATGGGCCCATGTCTACGAGACGTCGGAGCCGTTCCACACCGCGTCGGTCTGGGCCGCGCAGGAGATCGGCAAGCGCACCAACGGGCGCTATTCGGTCGACGTCTATCCGGCCTCGCAGCTCGGCAAGGAGGCCGACATCAACCAGGGCCTTTCGCTCGGCTCTGTCGACATCATCATCTCCGGCTCGAGCTTCGCGGCCAAGAGCTTTCCGCCGATCGGCGTGACCTATTATCCCTATACGTTCCGCGATGCCGATCATCTCCTCGCCTACACCAAGAGCGATATCTTCAAGGAACTCGCCAAGGGCTATGAGGACAAGAGCGGCCACCACATCGTCGCGGTGACCTATTACGGCGTGCGCCAGACCTCGTCGAACAAGCCGATCAAGACCTGCGCCGACCTCAAGGGTCTGAAGATGCGCGTGCCCGACGTTCCGGCTTACCTTGCGATGCCGCGTGCCTGCGGCGCCAACACCGCGCCGATCGCGTTCGCCGAAGTCTATCTCGCGCTCCAGAACGGCACCGTCGAGGCGCAGGAGAATCCGCTGACGACGATCGAAGCCAAGAAGTTCTACGAGGTGCAGAAGCACATCGTGCTGACCGGTCATATCGTCGACCATCTCAACACCGTGGTGGCGGGCGCGCTCTGGAAGAAGCTCAGCGACGAGGACAAGAAGATCTTCACCGACGTCGCACAGGAGGCCGCTGCCAAGGCGACCGGCGAGATCAAGCAGAACGAAGCCAAGCTGGTGTCCTTCTTCAAGGAGAAGGGCCTGACCGTGACCGAGGTCGACAAGAACGAGTTCCGCGACACCGTGCTGAAGAACGTCGCGTTCGAGACGTTCGGCTATCGCAAGGCCGACTGGGAACGCATCCAGGCAGTGAAGTGA
- a CDS encoding TRAP transporter large permease has protein sequence MLLLLGGFLILMLLGVPVAIAMAASSLLYILVSGVTPDVTLAQRMIAGVESFPLLAVPFFILAGNLMNIAGVTGRIYKFAVALVGWMRGGLGHVNIIGSVIFSGMSGTAIADAAGLGTIEIKAMKDHGYSTEFSVGVTAASATLGPIIPPSLPFVIYGMMANVSIGALFLGGVIPGIVLTLFMMATVTYFAHKNKWGSDTPFSWPQLGSAGLEILIVLAFPLSIWLMVLAGMSVNMAVVIGLGTLLAIDWYFDFSAVMALMAPVILIGGMTLGWFTPTEAAVAAVIWSLFLGLVRYRTMTLKTVAKATFDTIETTASVLFIVTAASIFAWLLTVSQAAQMLSDWMLSITHNKWVFLALANVLILFVGCFIDTTAAITILVPILLPIVLKLGIDPIHFGLIMTLNLMIGLLHPPLGMVLFVLARVAKLSVERTTVAILPWLVPLMLALIAITYIPELTLWLPKYMGLSK, from the coding sequence ATGCTGCTGTTGCTTGGAGGCTTTCTCATTCTGATGCTGCTCGGCGTTCCCGTGGCGATTGCCATGGCTGCGTCGTCGCTGCTCTACATCCTGGTCAGCGGCGTGACGCCCGACGTCACGCTGGCGCAGCGCATGATCGCGGGCGTCGAGAGCTTTCCGTTGCTCGCCGTGCCGTTCTTCATCCTGGCCGGCAATCTCATGAACATCGCCGGCGTCACCGGCCGCATCTACAAGTTCGCGGTCGCGCTGGTCGGCTGGATGCGCGGCGGCCTCGGCCACGTCAACATCATCGGCTCGGTGATCTTCTCCGGTATGTCCGGCACCGCGATCGCGGACGCCGCCGGGCTCGGCACCATCGAGATCAAGGCGATGAAGGACCACGGCTACTCCACCGAGTTCTCGGTCGGAGTCACCGCGGCGTCGGCGACGCTCGGGCCGATCATCCCGCCGTCGCTGCCCTTCGTGATCTATGGCATGATGGCCAACGTCTCGATCGGCGCACTGTTCCTGGGCGGCGTCATTCCCGGCATCGTCCTGACGTTGTTCATGATGGCCACCGTCACCTACTTTGCGCACAAGAACAAATGGGGCAGCGATACACCGTTCTCCTGGCCGCAGCTCGGCTCGGCCGGCCTCGAGATCCTCATCGTGCTGGCGTTCCCGCTTTCGATCTGGCTGATGGTGCTTGCCGGCATGTCGGTCAACATGGCTGTGGTCATCGGTCTCGGCACGCTGCTCGCGATCGACTGGTATTTCGACTTCTCGGCGGTGATGGCGCTGATGGCGCCGGTGATCCTGATCGGTGGCATGACGCTCGGCTGGTTCACGCCGACCGAAGCCGCGGTTGCCGCGGTGATCTGGTCGCTGTTCCTCGGTCTCGTGCGCTACCGCACCATGACGCTGAAGACGGTCGCGAAGGCGACCTTCGACACCATCGAGACCACGGCCTCGGTGCTGTTCATCGTCACGGCGGCCTCGATCTTCGCCTGGCTGCTGACGGTATCGCAGGCAGCCCAGATGCTCTCGGACTGGATGCTCAGTATCACCCACAACAAATGGGTGTTTCTGGCGCTCGCCAACGTCCTGATCCTGTTCGTCGGCTGCTTCATCGACACCACGGCGGCGATCACCATTCTGGTGCCGATCCTGCTGCCGATCGTGCTCAAGCTCGGCATCGATCCGATCCATTTCGGTCTGATCATGACGTTGAACCTGATGATCGGCCTGCTGCATCCGCCGCTCGGCATGGTGCTGTTCGTGCTCGCCCGCGTGGCAAAGCTCTCGGTCGAGCGCACGACGGTTGCGATCCTGCCCTGGCTGGTGCCGCTGATGCTCGCGCTGATCGCGATCACCTACATTCCCGAACTGACCCTCTGGCTGCCAAAATACATGGGACTTTCCAAATGA
- a CDS encoding mannitol dehydrogenase family protein, which yields MRLGRANLDRLPPAIRRPAYDRSRVTPGIVHLGLGAFHRAHQAVVIDDCLATGAASWGIVGASLRSPDTRNALSPQDHLYTVAVRAAEGTEHRVIGALLDSVVARENPAALVERMADPSIRIVSLTVTEKGYCHTPQTGDLDERHADVVHDLNNLDAPRSAPGFIVAALARRRAQGLPPFTVLCCDNLAANGHTVQRIVAQFAALRSRDLGKWIAETAAFPSTMVDRIVPETTDADRDAVSTALGLRDAWPVMTEPFTQWVVEDRFTAGRPDLAAAGVELVTDVKPFELMKLRLLNASHSALAYLGYLSGYETIAGTMQDPHFARLAAQVMEEAAVTLTMPAGTDLSAYRASLLKRFANPALHHRTWQIAMDGSQKLPQRLLGAMQDRLAKNLPIATHALAVAGWMRYVTALDEQGRAIDVRDPLAAEFAALAREAGPVAEKLAPKLLGVEKVFGPFGADPRLREAVTSALGRLYKDGARRAVETHVSA from the coding sequence ATGCGCCTTGGCCGCGCCAATCTCGACCGGTTGCCGCCGGCTATCCGTCGCCCGGCCTATGACCGGTCGCGCGTTACGCCCGGTATCGTGCATCTCGGCCTCGGCGCGTTTCATCGCGCCCATCAGGCGGTCGTCATCGACGACTGCCTCGCCACCGGCGCCGCGTCATGGGGCATCGTCGGCGCGAGCCTGCGCAGCCCGGATACGCGCAACGCCCTCTCTCCACAGGATCATCTCTATACGGTCGCCGTACGTGCCGCGGAAGGCACCGAGCACCGCGTGATCGGCGCGCTGCTCGACAGCGTCGTCGCGCGCGAGAATCCGGCAGCGCTGGTCGAGCGGATGGCCGATCCGTCCATCCGCATCGTCTCGCTGACGGTCACCGAGAAGGGCTATTGCCACACGCCGCAGACCGGCGACCTCGACGAGCGGCATGCCGATGTCGTGCACGATCTCAACAATCTCGACGCGCCGCGCTCGGCGCCGGGCTTCATCGTGGCCGCGCTGGCGCGCCGGCGCGCACAGGGACTTCCGCCCTTCACCGTGCTGTGCTGCGACAACCTCGCCGCCAACGGCCACACGGTGCAGCGGATCGTGGCGCAGTTCGCTGCGCTTCGGTCCAGGGATCTCGGCAAGTGGATTGCCGAGACGGCCGCCTTCCCCTCGACCATGGTCGACCGCATCGTGCCGGAGACGACGGACGCGGACCGCGATGCGGTCTCGACCGCTCTCGGCCTGCGCGACGCCTGGCCGGTCATGACCGAACCCTTCACGCAATGGGTGGTCGAGGACCGGTTTACGGCAGGCCGGCCCGATCTCGCCGCCGCGGGCGTCGAGCTCGTCACCGACGTCAAGCCGTTCGAGCTGATGAAGCTGCGGCTGCTCAACGCCAGCCATTCCGCGCTGGCCTATCTCGGCTATCTCTCAGGCTACGAGACCATCGCCGGCACCATGCAGGATCCGCATTTCGCCCGTCTCGCCGCGCAGGTGATGGAAGAGGCCGCGGTGACGCTGACGATGCCTGCTGGCACTGATCTTTCCGCCTACCGTGCTTCGCTGCTCAAGCGCTTCGCCAATCCGGCGTTGCATCACCGCACCTGGCAGATCGCGATGGACGGGTCGCAAAAGCTGCCGCAGCGCCTGCTCGGCGCGATGCAGGATCGCCTCGCCAAGAACCTGCCGATCGCGACGCATGCGCTCGCCGTGGCCGGCTGGATGCGCTACGTCACCGCGCTCGACGAGCAGGGCCGCGCGATCGACGTGCGCGATCCGCTCGCCGCCGAGTTCGCCGCGCTGGCGCGCGAGGCCGGTCCCGTCGCCGAGAAGCTCGCGCCCAAATTGCTTGGCGTGGAAAAAGTGTTCGGTCCATTCGGCGCCGATCCGCGCCTGCGCGAGGCCGTGACCTCCGCACTCGGCCGTCTTTATAAGGACGGCGCGCGGCGGGCCGTGGAGACGCACGTCTCGGCGTGA
- a CDS encoding LysR family transcriptional regulator — protein MPELRRMLPSSNALFVFDAAARNGSFTAAAAELNVTQPAVSRMLGQFEEHLGVRLFDRKAGRAVLTEEGELLYRRVLEGFRSIETGLVEIERRRKGTETVTLSVSSAFTTHWLMPRIDKLQKQFPEVDLRFQLISGALRGPVENVDLGMRFRDRDEPSSGGTLVMKEVMLPMCSPGYLGETDPTEGNTIIRLAETPGDWAADYASLLTGRRGAAKALSFTDYAVVMQAALLGQGIALGWLTVASHWLLTGALVPASDRLTTTRRICEFLPPRNRPMRPIAAEIRDWIIAQMKSEIAAIDRLYPKLGAMAACY, from the coding sequence ATGCCCGAGCTGCGCCGGATGCTGCCCTCCAGTAACGCCCTGTTCGTCTTCGACGCAGCGGCGCGCAATGGCAGCTTCACCGCGGCAGCGGCGGAACTGAACGTCACGCAGCCCGCGGTGAGCCGGATGCTCGGACAGTTCGAGGAGCATCTCGGCGTTCGCCTGTTCGACCGCAAGGCGGGCCGCGCGGTCCTCACCGAGGAAGGCGAGTTGCTTTATCGGCGCGTGCTCGAGGGCTTTCGCAGCATCGAGACCGGGCTCGTCGAGATCGAGCGGCGCCGCAAAGGCACCGAGACGGTGACGCTCTCGGTCTCCTCCGCCTTCACCACGCATTGGCTGATGCCGCGCATCGACAAGCTGCAAAAGCAATTTCCCGAGGTCGATCTGCGCTTCCAGCTCATCTCCGGCGCGTTGCGCGGGCCGGTGGAGAATGTCGATCTCGGCATGCGCTTTCGCGACCGCGACGAGCCGTCATCCGGCGGCACGCTGGTGATGAAGGAAGTGATGCTGCCGATGTGCAGCCCCGGCTATCTCGGCGAGACCGATCCCACCGAAGGCAACACCATCATTCGCCTCGCCGAGACGCCGGGCGACTGGGCCGCGGATTACGCCTCGCTGCTCACCGGCCGCCGCGGTGCGGCCAAGGCGCTGAGCTTCACCGACTATGCCGTCGTGATGCAGGCCGCCCTGCTCGGCCAGGGCATCGCGCTCGGCTGGCTGACGGTGGCCTCGCACTGGTTATTGACCGGCGCGCTGGTGCCGGCCTCCGACCGGCTGACCACCACGCGGCGCATCTGCGAATTCCTGCCGCCGCGCAACCGGCCGATGCGCCCCATCGCCGCCGAAATCCGCGACTGGATCATCGCGCAGATGAAAAGCGAGATCGCCGCGATCGACCGGCTCTATCCGAAGCTCGGCGCGATGGCGGCGTGTTATTGA
- a CDS encoding TRAP transporter small permease yields the protein MSTAEVHRQITGDEIAHTFEEEATPKVDLGVYAFEDWVALAIFWVMALAVFLQFFTRYVLNDSYAWTEEIATYCLIGVVFIGSSMCVRLSRHIQVDLIYRYLPQPVGRALSTAIDLIRIAFFGYAIKLVWVYIQIIGDESMTTINLPKDYVYYAVLLGFVLMFARSVQVAVQNWRQGYSVLERPGAYDGSEG from the coding sequence ATGTCCACCGCCGAAGTGCACCGGCAGATCACCGGGGATGAAATCGCCCATACCTTCGAGGAGGAGGCGACGCCGAAGGTCGATCTCGGCGTCTACGCTTTCGAGGACTGGGTGGCGCTGGCGATCTTCTGGGTGATGGCGCTCGCCGTCTTCCTCCAGTTCTTCACCCGCTACGTGCTCAACGACAGCTATGCCTGGACCGAGGAGATCGCGACCTACTGCCTGATCGGCGTGGTCTTCATCGGCTCATCGATGTGCGTACGGCTGTCGCGGCATATCCAGGTCGACCTCATCTACCGCTATCTGCCGCAACCCGTGGGGCGCGCGCTGTCGACGGCGATCGACCTGATCCGGATCGCCTTCTTCGGCTACGCCATCAAGCTGGTCTGGGTCTACATCCAGATCATCGGCGATGAGTCCATGACCACGATCAATCTTCCCAAGGACTACGTCTATTACGCCGTGCTGCTCGGCTTCGTGCTGATGTTCGCACGCTCGGTGCAGGTCGCGGTGCAGAACTGGCGGCAAGGCTACTCGGTCCTCGAACGCCCCGGCGCCTACGACGGATCGGAAGGATAA